The following proteins are encoded in a genomic region of bacterium:
- a CDS encoding T9SS type A sorting domain-containing protein: protein MPLPFAASGNNVGATNVYDFATAYCITNISYDNGYDLIYEMVIDRNMCITIGVVQGSYDYMSVSLWDACPDQGVVHCLAGTFASTGNLTIPCTPVVPGTYYIMLDNWPTPYQFDYTLTVDECTCPSSCEDWVLCGTPTETEPNGVCATEVDPYVIGCDALVYGKICPAADHDFYKIIVPPQTFMQLSFFDEVDCIASPPVCVRNNLYYEDCSVAGSANQYGWNMTNSGDVPWVLYIDFYALAGCQATYKIVTTCCPIVDYCLNPIYTPGEFFYQETVNTCCGTNVIPMIGTNCAATYASGKDVVFAIVIRDATCYIDSIHVEYPGADEQWWFGTDCTNPASCLFSQDAEGGAGAEVQYGMNVVAGTYYLVVSRYSTACGPLTVTIAADCRLPVEFLGADAIAGDGKVTVNWATASETNLDHFEISRDGEMVSIGANNTPERREYSWTETGLENGMTYTYSLVAVSLNGSRDELATVSATPSFEAGAVTEYALHQNYPNPFNPTTSISFDLKDAGLVNLKVYNLMGQEVAKVVNGEMSAGRHTVSFNSGNLSSGIYLYRIEVNGFAAEKKMLLMK, encoded by the coding sequence ATGCCGCTACCGTTTGCAGCGAGCGGCAACAACGTCGGCGCGACCAACGTCTACGACTTCGCCACGGCTTATTGCATCACCAACATCAGCTACGACAATGGCTACGACCTGATTTATGAGATGGTGATTGATCGCAATATGTGCATCACCATCGGTGTGGTTCAGGGTTCGTATGACTACATGAGTGTGTCGTTGTGGGATGCCTGCCCCGATCAGGGCGTTGTGCACTGCCTGGCCGGTACCTTTGCCAGCACGGGCAACCTGACCATCCCGTGCACGCCGGTTGTCCCAGGAACGTACTACATCATGCTCGACAACTGGCCGACGCCGTATCAGTTCGATTACACGCTGACGGTGGACGAGTGCACGTGCCCAAGCTCGTGCGAGGATTGGGTACTGTGCGGCACGCCGACCGAGACCGAGCCGAATGGCGTTTGTGCGACGGAAGTGGATCCCTATGTGATCGGTTGCGACGCGCTGGTCTACGGCAAGATCTGTCCGGCGGCCGACCATGACTTCTACAAGATCATCGTTCCGCCGCAGACGTTCATGCAGCTCTCGTTCTTCGACGAGGTGGATTGCATCGCCTCGCCGCCGGTCTGTGTGCGCAACAACCTGTACTATGAAGACTGCTCGGTCGCGGGCAGCGCCAATCAGTACGGTTGGAACATGACGAATTCGGGCGACGTGCCGTGGGTGCTGTACATTGACTTCTACGCCCTCGCGGGCTGCCAGGCCACGTACAAGATCGTAACGACGTGCTGCCCGATCGTGGACTACTGTCTGAATCCGATCTACACGCCCGGCGAATTCTTCTATCAGGAGACGGTGAACACCTGCTGCGGAACGAACGTGATCCCGATGATCGGTACGAACTGCGCGGCAACGTATGCGTCCGGCAAGGACGTGGTCTTTGCCATCGTGATCCGCGATGCGACGTGCTACATTGACAGTATCCACGTCGAGTATCCGGGTGCGGACGAGCAGTGGTGGTTCGGTACCGATTGCACCAATCCGGCTTCCTGCCTGTTCTCGCAGGATGCGGAAGGCGGCGCGGGCGCAGAGGTCCAGTACGGCATGAACGTTGTGGCCGGCACCTACTATCTGGTGGTGTCACGCTACAGCACGGCATGCGGTCCATTGACGGTAACCATTGCGGCCGATTGCAGGTTGCCGGTTGAATTCCTTGGAGCGGACGCGATTGCCGGTGACGGCAAAGTAACCGTGAACTGGGCAACGGCGTCCGAAACCAACCTCGATCACTTCGAGATCTCGCGCGACGGTGAGATGGTTTCCATCGGAGCCAACAACACTCCGGAGCGTCGCGAGTATTCGTGGACCGAGACCGGTTTGGAAAACGGCATGACCTACACCTACAGCCTCGTGGCGGTGAGTCTGAACGGAAGCCGCGATGAGCTGGCGACCGTGAGCGCGACCCCGAGCTTCGAAGCCGGTGCGGTCACCGAGTATGCGCTGCATCAGAACTACCCGAACCCCTTCAACCCGACCACTTCGATCTCGTTCGATCTGAAGGACGCGGGTCTCGTGAACCTGAAGGTCTACAACCTGATGGGTCAGGAAGTGGCGAAGGTCGTGAACGGCGAGATGAGCGCGGGCCGTCACACCGTGAGCTTCAACTCCGGTAATCTGTCCAGCGGTATCTATCTCTATCGGATCGAAGTCAATGGCTTCGCCGCCGAGAAGAAGATGTTGCTGATGAAGTAA